The genomic region CGCACGCGACCTGCGGGTGTCGCTCACCGACCGGTGCTCGCTGCGCTGCACTTACTGCATGCCCGCCGACGGGCTGCCCTGGCTGCCGCGGGCGGAGTTGCTGACCGATGACGAGCTGGTCCGGCTGGTGCGGGTGCTCCTCGGCCTGGGGGTGCGCAGCCTGCGGCTGACCGGCGGCGAGCCGCTGATCCGCCCCGGCCTGCCCGACCTCGTGGCCCGGTTCACCGCGCTCTCGCCCGACCTGGAGATCTCGGTGACGACCAACGCGCTCGCGCTGGCCGCCCTGGCCGACGATCTGGCGCGCGCCGGACTGCGCCGGGTCAACGTCTCCCTGGACACCCTCGACCCGGAGCGGTTCGCCCGGATCACCCGCCGCGACCGGCACGCCGACGTCCTCGCCGGGCTCGCCGCGGCCCGCGCCGCGGGACTGGAACCGGTGAAGGTCAACGCCGTCCTGCTCCGCGGCGTCAACGACGACGAGGCCGTCCCGCTGCTGGAGTGGTGTCTGCGCCAGGGGTACCAGCTGCGCATCATCGAACAGATGCCGCT from Mycobacteriales bacterium harbors:
- the moaA gene encoding GTP 3',8-cyclase MoaA: MTFVPLVTDRAAEPLPGPGLTDGYGRRARDLRVSLTDRCSLRCTYCMPADGLPWLPRAELLTDDELVRLVRVLLGLGVRSLRLTGGEPLIRPGLPDLVARFTALSPDLEISVTTNALALAALADDLARAGLRRVNVSLDTLDPERFARITRRDRHADVLAGLAAARAAGLEPVKVNAVLLRGVNDDEAVPLLEWCLRQGYQLRIIEQMPLDPQHGWDRDQMVTAAEVLAALSTVYRLAPEPTRGSAPAEGWQVLDGPGLPAGQTGRVGVIASVTKPFCAACDRVRLTADGQLRNCLFAREESDLRTAMRAGASDAELAGQMQRAVAGKRFGHGIDDPDFAQPSRPMSAIGG